A genome region from Arthrobacter sp. V1I9 includes the following:
- a CDS encoding DNA cytosine methyltransferase, translating to MKYVDLFSGCGGLSLGIERAGGQLVLAVEKSDMAARTFCHNLIRDASDSVQWERYVASDESEQIASRLLVRELGVLLDNTAAVEEIRSNGLDLVVGGPPCQGFSLAGRRNPSDIRNELPWQYLKFVEATGPRAVVIENVVGMDRSFARGEASSFRQLQQALAETGDGYVVQGVHVNAVHYGAPQHRPRLMIIALRTDVAAERGVTATGETWRSAFVDQIEGDMPALAPRPTKLIAEMASVGHAVGDLTARGTANGGAHSAAYVRSLSKDFWPGRSTAASEVRNHVRRRHGERTTQRFRLYQYLSENGLDQRLLSHAARLPEDDSKLLLKHRLLHAPLPAIAPDGVRLADSLDELVDVAHRLATKKHSQKVLRWGEPARTVVTLPDDYVHPIEPRIFTVREMARFQGFPDHFEFLGKETTGSDRRRFEVPQYSQVGNAVSPWLALAVGRKMSALLSV from the coding sequence ATGAAATACGTTGACCTGTTTTCCGGCTGCGGGGGGCTATCCCTGGGCATCGAGCGAGCTGGCGGCCAGCTTGTGCTCGCTGTCGAGAAGTCCGACATGGCTGCCCGTACGTTCTGTCACAACCTCATCAGGGATGCTTCGGATTCAGTGCAGTGGGAGCGGTACGTTGCGTCCGACGAAAGCGAGCAAATAGCGTCGAGGCTTCTTGTGCGTGAGCTTGGCGTCTTGCTCGACAATACTGCCGCGGTGGAGGAGATCCGCTCAAACGGTCTGGACCTCGTAGTCGGGGGGCCCCCCTGCCAGGGTTTTTCCCTCGCCGGTCGGCGTAATCCTTCTGATATCCGGAACGAGCTTCCGTGGCAATACCTGAAGTTTGTCGAGGCGACTGGCCCACGAGCGGTCGTCATTGAAAACGTAGTCGGAATGGATCGTAGCTTTGCGCGGGGAGAGGCCTCCTCCTTCCGTCAGTTGCAGCAAGCCCTCGCCGAGACGGGCGATGGATATGTCGTCCAGGGTGTGCACGTCAACGCCGTTCACTACGGTGCTCCACAGCACCGGCCGCGGCTGATGATCATCGCCCTTAGGACGGACGTCGCGGCCGAACGAGGAGTGACTGCGACAGGCGAAACCTGGCGTTCCGCTTTTGTGGACCAGATTGAAGGTGATATGCCGGCGTTGGCGCCACGTCCGACAAAGCTGATTGCTGAGATGGCGTCCGTGGGCCACGCTGTCGGTGATCTTACGGCGAGGGGGACTGCCAACGGCGGCGCTCACTCTGCTGCCTACGTACGGTCGCTTTCGAAAGATTTTTGGCCGGGACGCAGCACGGCTGCTTCAGAGGTCCGGAACCATGTTCGACGTAGGCACGGGGAGCGTACGACGCAACGGTTCCGTCTCTACCAGTACCTTTCAGAGAACGGCCTCGACCAACGACTTCTGAGTCACGCCGCGCGGCTCCCGGAGGACGATTCGAAGCTTCTATTGAAGCATCGTCTCCTGCACGCGCCATTGCCTGCCATAGCTCCGGACGGTGTTCGTCTTGCCGATTCTTTGGACGAACTCGTCGACGTAGCACACCGGTTGGCGACCAAGAAACACTCCCAAAAGGTACTGCGGTGGGGGGAACCTGCGAGAACTGTGGTTACCCTCCCCGACGACTACGTACATCCGATCGAGCCGCGAATTTTTACCGTTCGAGAGATGGCCAGATTCCAGGGATTTCCCGACCATTTCGAATTTTTGGGCAAGGAAACTACCGGCTCGGACCGGCGCCGCTTCGAGGTCCCGCAATACTCGCAGGTCGGGAATGCAGTCTCACCCTGGCTAGCCCTCGCAGTCGGAAGAAAGATGAGTGCTCTCTTGTCGGTCTGA
- a CDS encoding HNH endonuclease encodes MTAWLILAAGENRVHGGNGGYDDLPAEHYSWDSTVPRHKLLKAGDLVVLWNKSVLLGASKIESIHEEEVVNVYFHCPSCRGQTFKARSTKSPKWRCNTCFHQFDEPEQTTKEVTAYRSNHAGNWLDLRGLLPGSVLRSVCRNPKEQLSLRYLNWDAFVEALDQVSLGNGVRQLADTGTELVLPSGFGQATIRARVGQAGFRAKLLEMYGENCAMSGPSFHAGLEAAHLVQYAEHGLHDFNAGLLLRRDLHALFDRKLLSVNPSTWRVEVSPHLVHVTAYAELAGVELKVPKKPKIAGILALHHAEFRAIASF; translated from the coding sequence GTGACTGCATGGCTGATCTTGGCGGCGGGTGAGAACCGTGTTCATGGCGGAAATGGAGGTTACGACGATCTCCCCGCGGAACACTACTCCTGGGATTCTACGGTTCCGCGCCACAAATTACTGAAAGCCGGAGACTTGGTGGTTCTGTGGAACAAGTCAGTCTTACTAGGCGCTTCGAAGATCGAGTCGATTCACGAAGAGGAGGTCGTAAACGTCTATTTCCACTGCCCAAGCTGCCGCGGTCAGACATTCAAAGCGCGATCCACAAAGTCCCCCAAGTGGCGTTGCAACACGTGTTTTCATCAATTTGACGAGCCCGAGCAGACGACTAAAGAGGTGACAGCCTACCGGTCCAATCATGCCGGAAACTGGCTTGACCTTCGGGGGCTCTTGCCTGGGAGCGTCCTACGGTCTGTCTGTAGGAACCCCAAAGAACAGCTGAGTCTTCGTTATCTAAACTGGGATGCATTCGTTGAAGCGTTGGATCAAGTTTCCTTAGGAAATGGCGTTCGTCAGCTGGCCGACACCGGAACGGAACTAGTGTTGCCCAGCGGGTTTGGTCAAGCGACGATCAGAGCTCGCGTCGGTCAAGCGGGTTTCCGAGCAAAGTTGTTGGAAATGTACGGCGAAAACTGTGCAATGTCTGGGCCAAGCTTTCACGCGGGCCTTGAGGCCGCCCATCTCGTTCAATATGCAGAACACGGCTTGCATGACTTCAACGCGGGTCTGCTCCTGAGACGGGATCTCCATGCGCTATTCGACAGGAAGCTGCTGTCCGTGAACCCCAGCACGTGGCGTGTGGAAGTGTCTCCGCACCTCGTGCACGTTACGGCCTATGCTGAACTCGCGGGGGTCGAACTAAAAGTTCCGAAGAAGCCCAAGATCGCGGGCATTTTGGCTCTGCATCACGCTGAATTCCGAGCTATCGCTTCGTTCTAG
- a CDS encoding RNA polymerase sigma factor → MPAVRAENWLEKTGSARGEDPTSAAGPSNADTAYTTGEREASTLSPSINLSSEMSLEEKKAATTATRAATRAANKAPKDAAAAEGGDAVSGAVKPEPKKRGPKPGAKATAEAAGNSSGEHDDDAEVDEDLDDITPDAAELGEEVEGEEVTGKAAAPTGSGFVYSDADAPGQQVMSAGATADPVKDYLKQIGKVALLNAEQEVDLALRIEAGLFAEEKIAAADGSMDPKLRRELEFVIHDGKRAKNHLLEANLRLVVSLAKRYTGRGMLFLDLIQEGNLGLIRAVEKFDYTKGFKFSTYATWWIRQAITRAMADQTRTIRIPVHMVEVINKLARVQRQMLQDLGREPTPEELALELDMTPEKVVEVQKYGREPMSLDVEIPDGTGEMQPLGHLIEDTDAVLTQDAVSFTLLQEQLHSVLDTLSEREAGVVAMRFGLTDGQPKTLDEIGKVYGVTRERIRQIESQAMLKLREPNRSQVLYDYMD, encoded by the coding sequence ATGCCCGCGGTCAGGGCCGAGAACTGGCTGGAGAAAACTGGTTCAGCTAGGGGTGAAGATCCGACATCGGCAGCAGGTCCCAGCAACGCAGACACGGCATACACGACTGGCGAAAGGGAAGCCAGCACGCTTAGCCCCAGCATCAATCTGAGCTCCGAAATGTCCCTTGAGGAGAAGAAGGCTGCGACTACCGCCACGCGCGCCGCCACGCGTGCAGCCAACAAGGCCCCAAAGGACGCCGCCGCAGCAGAGGGTGGCGATGCCGTTTCCGGAGCCGTCAAGCCTGAGCCCAAGAAGCGCGGGCCCAAGCCCGGCGCCAAAGCCACGGCCGAGGCCGCCGGCAACTCGTCCGGTGAGCACGACGACGATGCCGAGGTCGATGAGGACCTCGACGACATCACGCCCGACGCCGCCGAGCTCGGCGAAGAAGTCGAAGGCGAGGAGGTTACCGGCAAGGCTGCAGCGCCCACCGGCTCGGGCTTCGTGTACTCCGACGCCGACGCGCCGGGTCAGCAGGTCATGTCTGCCGGCGCCACCGCAGACCCCGTCAAGGACTACCTGAAGCAGATCGGCAAGGTCGCCCTGCTGAACGCCGAGCAGGAAGTCGACCTCGCCCTGCGGATCGAGGCCGGCCTCTTTGCCGAGGAGAAGATCGCCGCCGCCGACGGGTCCATGGACCCCAAGCTCAGGCGTGAGCTCGAATTTGTCATCCACGACGGCAAAAGGGCCAAGAACCACCTGTTGGAGGCCAACCTCCGCCTCGTCGTATCGCTGGCCAAGCGCTACACGGGCCGCGGGATGCTGTTCTTGGACCTGATCCAGGAAGGCAACCTGGGTCTGATCCGTGCGGTTGAGAAGTTCGACTACACCAAGGGCTTCAAGTTCTCCACCTACGCCACCTGGTGGATCCGCCAGGCGATCACTCGTGCCATGGCTGACCAGACCCGCACCATCCGCATTCCGGTCCACATGGTGGAAGTTATCAACAAGCTGGCACGCGTCCAGCGCCAGATGCTGCAAGACCTCGGCCGCGAACCTACCCCTGAGGAACTTGCCCTCGAACTGGACATGACCCCGGAAAAGGTGGTCGAAGTCCAGAAATACGGCCGCGAGCCCATGTCGCTAGACGTGGAAATTCCTGACGGAACGGGGGAAATGCAACCTTTAGGGCATCTGATCGAAGACACCGACGCCGTCTTGACTCAAGACGCCGTGAGCTTCACCCTGCTTCAGGAACAGCTCCACTCGGTCTTGGACACGCTGTCCGAGCGCGAAGCCGGCGTAGTCGCCATGCGGTTTGGCCTCACCGACGGGCAGCCGAAGACTTTAGACGAAATCGGGAAGGTCTACGGAGTCACGCGTGAGCGCATCCGTCAGATCGAATCCCAGGCCATGCTGAAACTGCGGGAACCCAACCGTTCGCAGGTGCTGTACGACTATATGGACTGA
- a CDS encoding very short patch repair endonuclease, with translation MADFMTSGQRSAHMAKIRSKNTKPELLLRRALHALGYRYRIHDRVLPGKPDLVFAGRRKVIFVNGCFWHGHDCPVGSRLPKTNTEFWADKRRRNQERDWSQRHQLAEMGWTYLDVWECEVLANADLLVDVTGFLER, from the coding sequence ATGGCGGATTTCATGACCTCGGGCCAGCGGAGCGCCCACATGGCTAAGATCCGGTCCAAGAACACCAAACCGGAGTTGCTGCTACGCCGTGCTCTGCATGCCCTTGGGTATCGGTATCGTATCCACGACCGTGTCCTACCGGGGAAGCCGGATTTGGTGTTTGCCGGGCGGAGAAAGGTCATCTTTGTCAATGGATGCTTTTGGCACGGGCACGACTGCCCAGTGGGCAGCCGCTTGCCCAAAACGAACACGGAGTTCTGGGCGGACAAACGGCGCCGCAACCAGGAGCGAGACTGGAGTCAACGACACCAGTTGGCGGAGATGGGGTGGACGTATCTGGATGTATGGGAGTGCGAGGTCCTGGCGAACGCAGATTTGTTAGTTGACGTTACCGGCTTCCTCGAACGCTAG